The following proteins come from a genomic window of Lolium rigidum isolate FL_2022 chromosome 5, APGP_CSIRO_Lrig_0.1, whole genome shotgun sequence:
- the LOC124658089 gene encoding phosphoenolpyruvate carboxylase 2, protein MASLASAGSGKIERLSSIDAQLRLLVPGKLSEDDKLIEYDALLLDRFLDVLQGLHGDDLREMVQECYEVAAEYEQKHDLQKLDELGEMITSLDPGDSIVIAKAFSHMLNLANLAEEVQIAYRRRVKLKKGGFAEENSAITESDIEETLKRLVVDMKKSPAEVFDALKNQTVDLVLTAHPTQSVRRSLLQKHSRIRDCLVQLYSKDITPDDKQELDEALQREIQAAFRTDEIRRTQPTPQDEMRAGMSYFHETIWKGVPKFLRRVDTALKNIGINERVPYNAPLIQFSSWMGGDRDGNPRVTPEVTRDVCLLARMMAANLYCAQIEDLMFELSMWRCNDELRSRADELHRSSKKDAKHYIEFWKKVPPNEPYRVILSDVRDNLYNTRERSRELLSSGHSDIPEDATLTNVEQLLEPLELCYRSLCACGDRVIADGTLLDFLRQVSTFGLSLVKLDIRQESERHTDVIDAITTHLGLGSYREWSEERRQEWLLSELNGKRPLFGSDLPRSEEVADVLDTFQVIAELPADSFGAYVISMATAPSDVLAVELLQRECHVKTPLRVVPLFEKLADLESAPAALARLFSIDWYRARVNGKQEVMIGYSDSGKDAGRLSAAWQMYKAQEDLVKVAKQFGVKLTMFHGRGGTVGRGGGPTHLAILSQPPDTINGSLRVTVQGEVIEQSFGEEHLCFRTLQRFTAATLEHGMRPPISPKPEWRALLDEMAVVATEEYRSIVFQEPRFVEYFRLATPETEYGRMNIGSRPSKRKPSGGIESLRAIPWIFAWTQTRFHLPVWLGFGGAFKHILKKDIRNFHMLQEMYNEWPFFRVTIDLVEMVFAKGNPGIAALYDRLLVSEELQPLGDKLRANYEETQQLLLQVAGHKDLLEGDPYLKQRLRLRDAYITTMNVCQAYTLKRIRDPDYHVALRPHLSKEVMDTSKPASELVTLNPASEYAPGLEDTLILTMKGVAAGLQNTG, encoded by the exons ATGGCGTCGTTGGCGTCGGCCGGCAGCGGCAAGATCGAGCGGCTGTCGTCGATCGACGCGCAGCTGCGGCTGCTCGTGCCGGGCAAGCTGTCGGAGGACGACAAGCTCATCGAGTACGATGCGCTCCTCCTCGACCGCTTCCTCGACGTCCTGCAGGGCCTCCACGGCGACGACCTCAGGGAGATG GTCCAAGAATGCTATGAGGTGGCTGCTGAATATGAACAAAAGCATGATCTCCAGAAGCTTGATGAACTCGGAGAGATGATAACAAGCTTGGATCCTGGCGACTCCATTGTGATTGCCAAAGCATTTTCTCACATGCTTAACTTGGCCAACTTAGCCGAGGAAGTGCAGATTGCATACAGGAGGAGAGTTAAGCTCAAGAAGGGAGGCTTTGCTGAGGAGAATTCAGCAATCACGGAATCTGACATCGAGGAAACCCTTAAGAGGCTCGTTGTTGACATGAAGAAGTCCCCTGCCGAGGTCTTTGATGCCCTCAAGAATCAGACTGTTGATCTGGTTTTGACTGCTCATCCAACACAATCTGTAAGGCGGTCATTGCTCCAGAAGCATTCGAG GATCCGGGACTGTTTGGTCCAGCTATACTCAAAGGATATTACTCCAGATGACAAGCAGGAGCTCGATGAGGCTCTCCAGAGAGAG ATCCAAGCCGCCTTTAGAACTGATGAGATCCGAAGGACTCAGCCCACTCCACAAGATGAAATGCGTGCTGGTATGAGCTACTTCCATGAGACAATATGGAAGGGTGTTCCAAAGTTCCTACGCCGTGTTGACACTGCATTGAAGAACATTGGGATCAATGAGCGTGTTCCTTATAATGCTCCTCTTATCCAGTTCTCTTCTTGGATGGGAGGAGATCGTGATG GAAATCCAAGAGTGACACCAGAGGTTACAAGGGACGTCTGCTTGCTTGCGAGAATGATGgcagcaaatttgtattgtgcacAAATTGAGGATCTCATGTTTGAG TTGTCAATGTGGCGTTGCAATGATGAGCTACGGTCACGAGCTGATGAGTTGCATCGCTCTTCTAAGAAAGATGCGAAGCACTACATAG AGTTCTGGAAGAAGGTTCCTCCAAATGAGCCATACCGGGTAATACTGAGTGATGTCAGGGATAATCTTTACAACACCCGTGAGAGATCACGTGAGTTGTTATCCAGTGGACACTCTGACATCCCTGAGGATGCAACCCTGACAAATGTTGAGCAG CTACTAGAGCCATTGGAGTTATGTTACAGGTCGCTGTGTGCCTGTGGTGACCGTGTTATTGCTGATGGAACCCTTCTTGATTTCCTGCGCCAAGTATCTACCTTTGGACTTTCCCTTGTGAAGCTTGACATTAGGCAAGAGTCTGAAAGGCACACTGATGTCATTGATGCCATCACCACACACCTAGGGCTAGGATCGTATCGCGAGTGGTCTGAGGAACGTCGTCAGGAATGGCTGTTGTCTGAACTCAACGGGAAGCGTCCATTATTTGGATCAGACCTTCCCAGGTCAGAGGAAGTTGCTGATGTTCTAGACACGTTCCAAGTCATTGCTGAGCTACCTGCTGACAGCTTTGGAGCATACGTCATTTCTATGGCAACAGCTCCTTCAGATGTTCTTGCTGTGGAGCTCCTTCAACGTGAGTGCCATGTCAAGACACCACTTAGAGTTGTCCCCCTGTTTGAGAAGTTGGCCGATCTTGAGTCTGCCCCAGCAGCATTGGCCAGACTCTTCTCGATAGATTGGTACAGAGCAAGAGTCAACGGCAAGCAGGAGGTGATGATTGGGTATTCAGACTCCGGTAAGGATGCTGGACGTCTCTCAGCAGCTTGGCAGATGTACAAGGCTCAGGAGGACCTTGTCAAGGTCGCTAAGCAATTTGGAGTGAAGTTGACAATGTTCCATGGGCGAGGTGGGACTGTTGGCAGGGGTGGTGGCCCTACTCACCTTGCCATCCTGTCTCAGCCACCAGACACAATCAACGGATCACTCCGGGTGACTGTTCAAGGTGAAGTTATTGAGCAGAGCTTTGGGGAGGAACACTTGTGCTTTAGGACGCTGCAGCGTTTCACAGCTGCTACTCTTGAACATGGGATGCGCCCACCCATTTCACCAAAGCCAGAGTGGCGAGCTCTTCTTGATGAGATGGCTGTGGTGGCAACTGAGGAATATCGGTCAATCGTCTTCCAAGAACCACGCTTCGTCGAGTATTTCCGCCTT GCAACACCAGAAACAGAGTATGGCAGGATGAATATAGGAAGCAGGCCATCAAAGAGAAAACCAAGTGGTGGCATTGAATCACTCCGTGCAATTCCATGGATCTTCGCATGGACGCAGACACGGTTCCACCTTCCAGTCTGGTTGGGCTTTGGTGGCGCATTCAAGCATATCCTCAAGAAGGACATCAGAAATTTCCATATGCTCCAGGAGATGTACAACGAGTGGCCATTTTTCAGGGTCACGATcgatcttgttgagatggtgttcGCCAAGGGTAACCCTGGCATTGCTGCCTTGTATGACAGGCTCCTGGTTTCAGAGGAGCTACAGCCACTGGGTGACAAGCTGAGGGCCAATTATGAAGAGACCCAGCAGCTTCTTCTTCAG GTTGCTGGACACAAGGATCTTCTTGAAGGTGATCCCTACCTGAAGCAGCGGCTCCGCCTCCGTGACGCGTACATCACCACCATGAACGTATGCCAGGCCTACACATTGAAGCGGATCCGTGACCCAGACTACCACGTCGCACTGCGGCCCCATCTTTCAAAGGAGGTTATGGACACAAGCAAGCCGGCTTCCGAGCTTGTGACGCTGAACCCGGCCAGCGAGTACGCCCCGGGGCTGGAGGACACCCTCATCTTGACCATGAAGGGCGTTGCTGCCGGTCTGCAAAACACCGGTTAG